One genomic segment of Hordeum vulgare subsp. vulgare chromosome 2H, MorexV3_pseudomolecules_assembly, whole genome shotgun sequence includes these proteins:
- the LOC123426494 gene encoding eukaryotic translation initiation factor 3 subunit H isoform X1 gives MANPAPAAGGKSFLQAMSTVTEEAAVPLRVVQMEGLAVLKIIKHCEEFAPALVTGQLLGLDVGSVLEVTNCFPFPIREDDEEADADGANYQLEMMRCLREVNVDNNTVGWYQSCLLGSFQTVELIETFMNYQENIRRCVCIVYDPSRSSQGVLALKALKLTDSFMDLYRNNGLTGEKLREKKLSWVDIFEEIPIKVSNSALVSAFMKELEPESPVSQCDFDRLKLSTAPFMERNLEFMIGCMDGLSSEQNKFQYYYRNLGRQQSQQQAWLQKRRQENMSRKAAGEEPLPEEDPSNPIFKPLPEPSRLEGYLVTNQISSYCNHINGVAGQSFNRLYLMKALQED, from the exons ATGGCGAATC CAGCACCGGCAGCGGGAGGGAAGTCGTTCCTGCAGGCCATGTCGACGGTCACCGAAGAGGCGGCGGTGCCACTCCGCGTCGTCCAGATGGAGGGACTG GCTGTCCTGAAGATCATTAAGCACTGTGAGGAGTTTGCACCTGCTCTGGTTACAGGTCAACTGCTTGGTTTGGATGTTGGTAGTGTTCTGGAAGTGACCAACTGTTTTCCTTTCCCT ATAAGAGAGGACGACGAGGAAGCTGATGCAGATGGTGCGAACTATCAGCTTGAGATGATGAGGTGCTTGAGGGAGGTTAATGTTGACAATAACACTGTTGGATG GTACCAGTCTTGCTTGCTTGGATCTTTTCAAACCGTCGAGCTGATTGAAACATTTATGAACTATCAG GAGAACATCAGGCGATGCGTGTGTATCGTGTATGACCCATCTAGGTCTAGTCAAGGAGTGCTAGCTCTTAAAGCCCTGAAGCTCACAGACTCTTTTATGGATCTGTACCGCAACAATGGTTTAACTGGAGAGAA GCTAAGGGAAAAGAAATTGTCATGGGTTGATATTTTCGAGGAGATACCG ATTAAAGTGTCCAACTCGGCGCTTGTCAGTGCCTTCATGAAGGAGCTGGAACCTGAGTCACCTGTTTCACAG TGTGACTTTGACCGTCTTAAATTGTCGACTGCACCCTTTATGGAAAGGAACCTAGAATTTATGATTGGGTGCATGGATGGTCTTTCATCAGAGCAAAACAAG TTCCAATATTACTATCGCAACCTAGGAAGGCAACAGTCACAGCAACAGGCATGGCTTCAAAAGAGAAG GCAAGAGAACATGTCGAGAAAGGCTGCTGGCGAGGAGCCGTTGCCAGAAGAAGATCCATCCAACCCTATCTTCAAGCCGCTTCCTGAGCCATCCCGCTTGGAGGGTTATCTCGTAACCAATCAGATCTCGAGTTACTGCAACCATATCAATGG ggttgctggcCAGAGTTTCAACAGGCTATACTTGATGAAGGCGTTGCAGGAAGATTAG
- the LOC123426494 gene encoding eukaryotic translation initiation factor 3 subunit H isoform X2: MANPPAAGGKSFLQAMSTVTEEAAVPLRVVQMEGLAVLKIIKHCEEFAPALVTGQLLGLDVGSVLEVTNCFPFPIREDDEEADADGANYQLEMMRCLREVNVDNNTVGWYQSCLLGSFQTVELIETFMNYQENIRRCVCIVYDPSRSSQGVLALKALKLTDSFMDLYRNNGLTGEKLREKKLSWVDIFEEIPIKVSNSALVSAFMKELEPESPVSQCDFDRLKLSTAPFMERNLEFMIGCMDGLSSEQNKFQYYYRNLGRQQSQQQAWLQKRRQENMSRKAAGEEPLPEEDPSNPIFKPLPEPSRLEGYLVTNQISSYCNHINGVAGQSFNRLYLMKALQED; this comes from the exons ATGGCGAATC CACCGGCAGCGGGAGGGAAGTCGTTCCTGCAGGCCATGTCGACGGTCACCGAAGAGGCGGCGGTGCCACTCCGCGTCGTCCAGATGGAGGGACTG GCTGTCCTGAAGATCATTAAGCACTGTGAGGAGTTTGCACCTGCTCTGGTTACAGGTCAACTGCTTGGTTTGGATGTTGGTAGTGTTCTGGAAGTGACCAACTGTTTTCCTTTCCCT ATAAGAGAGGACGACGAGGAAGCTGATGCAGATGGTGCGAACTATCAGCTTGAGATGATGAGGTGCTTGAGGGAGGTTAATGTTGACAATAACACTGTTGGATG GTACCAGTCTTGCTTGCTTGGATCTTTTCAAACCGTCGAGCTGATTGAAACATTTATGAACTATCAG GAGAACATCAGGCGATGCGTGTGTATCGTGTATGACCCATCTAGGTCTAGTCAAGGAGTGCTAGCTCTTAAAGCCCTGAAGCTCACAGACTCTTTTATGGATCTGTACCGCAACAATGGTTTAACTGGAGAGAA GCTAAGGGAAAAGAAATTGTCATGGGTTGATATTTTCGAGGAGATACCG ATTAAAGTGTCCAACTCGGCGCTTGTCAGTGCCTTCATGAAGGAGCTGGAACCTGAGTCACCTGTTTCACAG TGTGACTTTGACCGTCTTAAATTGTCGACTGCACCCTTTATGGAAAGGAACCTAGAATTTATGATTGGGTGCATGGATGGTCTTTCATCAGAGCAAAACAAG TTCCAATATTACTATCGCAACCTAGGAAGGCAACAGTCACAGCAACAGGCATGGCTTCAAAAGAGAAG GCAAGAGAACATGTCGAGAAAGGCTGCTGGCGAGGAGCCGTTGCCAGAAGAAGATCCATCCAACCCTATCTTCAAGCCGCTTCCTGAGCCATCCCGCTTGGAGGGTTATCTCGTAACCAATCAGATCTCGAGTTACTGCAACCATATCAATGG ggttgctggcCAGAGTTTCAACAGGCTATACTTGATGAAGGCGTTGCAGGAAGATTAG